Below is a genomic region from Eupeodes corollae chromosome 1, idEupCoro1.1, whole genome shotgun sequence.
GTGCATTTCGATTTTCAGGAAAAGAAGCCATCGTTGAAACAACCGAAGAGTCGCCCATCCAGCGGGCATTTTCTGGCAATATTCGAGAATTCAATTCCATCAAGTCGGTTCGTGTAGTCCTCAAGAACAATTCATGACTAATCTTTTGTTCTTCAGCTGTTGGTTCCAATTTTTGCAATGAATTTGCTTGCACTTGCCTTCTTCTTTCTTTGCGTAGTTCACCGCCAGCTAAGATCGTTTTTTCATGTTCATTTGCGGGCACGAGTGGATTTACTGGAGCAGCTTTAGTGTTGGTTGCGTTTCTGGCTGCCATCAGGAAAAGGGCTCGagtaattttttgatatttgtcgCCTTGTAATTGCTCCAACCATACTACAATTTCCATGGAACTCCTACCAACCCAAGACACATGACCTGAGAGTTGAATATCCTGGTTTGCAACTGGCGTAAAGTCCGTAAACGAAATTTTATCGACAAGAATCGTTACAAAGGTATAGGGCAAAGACACAGATGGATCCAGTTTGGGGATTTTCAAATGCTGATGACACACCCAAACTGAGaggtatttttattaaaggGCAACAAAGTAaagagacaatattttttaacatacctGCAAACAAATCCATATCTTCCATAAGCCTTCCAAGACGAACGTGTCCCAAGAGTGCTACATATCTGTCTTGCAGTGATTTACTGACACTCAAGGGAATAATTGCAGAAGAAAATGAGTCTTGCATCGATCTGGGAGGTAAATCTTCCAATTTCGGTTCGTATTGCAGCAAATGCTCTCTTGATTTAGGTTGGGGATTGTATCCGCAATCTAAACCCagatttttcatcattttaaaCTTGACTgcaaaaacaaatagttttagTGATAAGAAAGTATAAAATAtgcataataaacaaaatatgtacatagatattatgcaaacaaataatttttttttttcagagatAAAAGAACTTACTTTCGCTCATGGTTTCACTCTTGCCAACAACTCGCTCAAAATTTGAAGAACATTTTCGAGGGCTGgaaattatgaattttatttggCTTATTatccataatttatttaatttgtgaagATTTGTGGttgtacatacaatttttgtaaaacacgTAATCCAGTAAGAAGTTGCTTACTTGACCTTAAAGAAGCTCTTAAGTAGTTTAATGACGCCATTTCTTAGGTACTATAAATGTATTCAATTTGGTTTTATCGTTAATTTTATGGGtcgttttttgaattgtttttaaaaatgagtatTAATTacgaaaaaagttgtatttttgtttgaggaATTAGATTCTCTAAGGACATCACAATCGAGAGGTCCAGACTTCACACCacataaaaacaacacacacaaaattgTGAAGtgaaatcaaatgtcaaaattgaataaGAACAAAAAGTTGTGTTCAATGAGAATTCAATGGTTCAGATTTGTAGGTGGGTGAGGTGAAATATTCATttggtcagtttatatttcaaacTGTTAAAACTAGCAAGAATGAGAAACGTAAGGTTTTTCCGTGAGGCTTATGTTCAGGcaaataaagaatataaaaactcTGCCAAATAAAGGGAAATGAATACTATTTAGGAATAgcgaataatttaaataatgccAAAGATTCTTCTGAATTTTGGAAAGTAGTGAAGGAACTGAAtgggaaaaaattcaaaattagtaACAATTTGGATGCTCATATTTTagcaaatcattttaaaaatctacttaaTCCATTAGAGATTGAAGAACCAATACAATTCGCTGAAAATTTCATAATCGTTGACCCTTTAGATGGGGATATCACCTTAGAAGAAGTTCACAGTGTTTTACATAAAGCTAAGAATAGCACAGCCCCAGGGTATGATAGAGttccttaaaaattttctaaaacgCTCCAAacgattttttggaaaatttaacaaGGACCTATTCAAATATATTGCACACGGCTGAAGTACCTGAAACTTTTAGAAAGTCAATTGTATTTCCAATACACAAAAAGGGCACATAAATAATGTGGAAAATTATAGGGGCATATCTTTCCTAAATGtgattaatgaaaacaaattgttgaacGAATTTCAAGCAGGTTATTCAACAACGGATCACATTTTCTCCATCCAAAATATCGTATATCGCAGAAAATGGGAAAAATctgtattcaatatttattgatttcaaagctgctttcgataGCATTGATCGAGAagcattgttttataaattaaatctaCTGGGGTTATCCTCTAAGTTTTCTAAAGTactaagaaaactttttttttgttcctacCCGAATCCTAATTTGAAATGGAGAGTtggggagaaggtacaacgacGAACATTACTGGCTCTACAATGACACTGATCTggttaaaaagataaaagtccAAAGACTCAGATGGCAGGGTCATAGATCGAATCGAATGGACACCAACGCTAAAGCTCGGagggtcttcgaatccaatctcgagggacggtgcagtatcAGGTGCTGAAATCGGAGACAgccagctagggaccgagctagttGGAGACACATGTTGGTGTAGACCTAGCCGAatcctaatttgagaaagcacttttcatgagaagaattactcttggaggatttgacaattcctcgaaagagaatggcacaggcagggtttgaacccaagacctctgccaTCACGGTCCTATACACTAACCATCGCGCCACCACCAGTGGGAAAATACTtctgttaatatttaattgtgtttttgttctcATAAATGTCGATCATTTTAGAATtggctgacaaaaaaaaacaaaatttaaaaaggagTACTTCGACAATGAAGGAGCTAAACCACTTGCAAATGTAATTGCTTCTAAGATGAATAACGGCAAGTCattaaaatgtcaacaaaattaaacctttatttatttttaatgaaaataagattatttcctaaattatgaaacttaaatgatttttttcctcaaaaaatcATTAGAATTATCGACAAATTGtaatacacatttttgtattacaattttttcttcagtaatagttttataaaaaagatataaatttaagaaaattatttgattaattaaaagaaGTAGAAAACATGAACAATACTcacatttaccaaaaataaaagaattacttGGGCAATTCTTTAGTGTTTAGGCTACACACGTTTTTTTCTTCTCTGTCATTACGTTAAACCGAATATCACAGCCAGACCAGAAATCACCAGAAAAAAATCCTCGGACTTAAACTGGCAAAAAGTGGAAATTTACTCTCTCGCGCACGttcttttttgtaagaattagtACAACTTTTGAAGTG
It encodes:
- the LOC129940977 gene encoding acyl-coenzyme A thioesterase 9, mitochondrial-like, encoding MASLNYLRASLRSSKQLLTGLRVLQKFPRKCSSNFERVVGKSETMSEIKFKMMKNLGLDCGYNPQPKSREHLLQYEPKLEDLPPRSMQDSFSSAIIPLSVSKSLQDRYVALLGHVRLGRLMEDMDLFAVWVCHQHLKIPKLDPSVSLPYTFVTILVDKISFTDFTPVANQDIQLSGHVSWVGRSSMEIVVWLEQLQGDKYQKITRALFLMAARNATNTKAAPVNPLVPANEHEKTILAGGELRKERRRQVQANSLQKLEPTAEEQKISHELFLRTTRTDLMELNSRILPENARWMGDSSVVSTMASFPENRNAHNTVFGGFLMRNALEISWVCASLYCGERPKLETICDISFQKPVNVSSFLKIYTHVVYTQDNYIQIMTVVDPIDPSSGNLVTSNIFYYTYTAPSKVPEVLPRTYDETLWYIDGRRKFKYALGNELVY